From Campylobacter upsaliensis, the proteins below share one genomic window:
- the pheA gene encoding prephenate dehydratase — protein sequence MPNLEEFRLKIDAIDDKLLKLLNERMSYVKRIGELKQSLGTAIYRPERERAIINRLKSENLGLLDQNAIEAIYGEIFAVSRNLELPQAVAYFGPEGTYTHQAARMRFGAMSRYIPLATIEDVFKELANKEAKFGVVPIENNTEGAVGVTLDCLGAYEGLKIFGEIYMDIHHSFVGINENIKEIERIYSHPQGYNQCRKFLESHDLNAVEFIPAKSTANAAYLASQDKKSAAICSKIAAKIYNVPLLFDKIEDNAANRTRFLILSDMITPKMEHCKTSILAHTAHKPGGLSALLENFKKENINLTKLESRPVKAKEFLHSFYIDFEGHIEDENVKRALKGNEDIVWLGSYLKEN from the coding sequence GTGCCGAATTTAGAGGAATTTAGATTAAAAATTGACGCCATTGATGATAAGCTTTTAAAGCTTTTAAATGAAAGAATGAGCTATGTTAAGCGTATAGGGGAGCTTAAGCAAAGCTTAGGCACAGCGATTTATAGACCTGAAAGAGAAAGAGCGATTATAAATCGCTTGAAAAGTGAGAATTTAGGGTTGTTAGATCAAAATGCTATTGAGGCGATTTATGGGGAGATTTTTGCGGTTTCTAGGAATTTGGAATTGCCTCAAGCGGTGGCGTATTTTGGACCAGAGGGAACTTACACACATCAAGCCGCTAGAATGCGTTTTGGTGCGATGAGTCGCTATATCCCCTTAGCGACCATTGAAGATGTTTTTAAAGAGCTTGCGAATAAAGAAGCGAAATTTGGAGTCGTGCCGATAGAAAATAATACTGAAGGTGCTGTTGGTGTAACTCTTGATTGCTTAGGAGCGTATGAGGGACTTAAAATTTTTGGCGAAATTTATATGGATATTCATCATTCTTTTGTAGGAATTAATGAAAATATCAAGGAGATAGAGAGAATTTACTCTCATCCGCAAGGTTATAATCAGTGTAGAAAATTCCTAGAAAGCCACGACTTAAATGCTGTGGAATTTATCCCCGCCAAATCGACCGCAAACGCCGCTTATCTAGCCTCACAGGATAAAAAGTCCGCTGCCATTTGTTCTAAAATCGCAGCAAAAATTTATAATGTGCCGCTACTTTTTGATAAAATCGAAGATAACGCAGCAAATAGAACGCGATTTTTGATTTTAAGCGATATGATAACGCCTAAAATGGAGCATTGTAAAACTTCTATTTTAGCACACACAGCACATAAGCCGGGTGGGCTTAGTGCCTTGCTAGAAAATTTTAAAAAAGAAAATATTAATCTCACTAAGCTAGAATCGCGTCCTGTGAAAGCAAAAGAATTTCTTCATAGCTTTTACATCGATTTTGAAGGGCATATAGAAGATGAAAATGTCAAAAGAGCCTTAAAGGGCAATGAGGATATTGTTTGGCTTGGCTCTTATTTGAAAGAGAATTAG
- a CDS encoding HAD-IIA family hydrolase: MLFLDVQGTLISDKDKSLITGAKELLSLLNRKNIPYVIITNNTKDLNFLENLRQKGLEIKDGAYLDPFCVLNSYLKPCKVAAFGASEFIKSLENLGFELDFETPEALLVASYDDFKFKDFAKMIELAQKGVKFIAMHETSLYKKDGFLYPGVGSVMAMLKNATNLSYEVVGKPSKAFYEEALRLINLQKNGLKFSDITIISDDFKGDLLKAYTLKMRPILVLSGKIKSLEGLDSEILSGVYESVLEFKEEFLCRI; encoded by the coding sequence ATGCTATTTTTAGATGTGCAAGGAACCTTAATTAGCGATAAAGATAAGTCTTTAATCACTGGAGCGAAAGAGCTTTTAAGCCTTTTAAATCGTAAAAATATCCCCTATGTCATCATCACAAACAACACTAAAGATTTAAATTTTTTAGAAAATTTGCGTCAAAAGGGACTTGAGATAAAAGATGGGGCGTATTTAGACCCATTTTGTGTTTTAAACTCTTATCTTAAGCCTTGTAAGGTGGCAGCTTTTGGTGCGAGTGAATTTATAAAAAGTCTTGAAAATTTAGGTTTTGAGCTTGATTTTGAAACACCTGAAGCTTTGTTGGTGGCGAGTTATGATGATTTTAAATTTAAAGACTTTGCCAAAATGATAGAATTGGCACAAAAGGGCGTAAAATTCATCGCTATGCACGAAACGAGCCTTTATAAAAAAGATGGTTTTTTATATCCAGGCGTAGGAAGCGTGATGGCTATGCTTAAAAACGCGACAAATTTAAGCTATGAAGTCGTAGGAAAGCCAAGCAAAGCCTTTTACGAAGAGGCTTTAAGGCTGATTAATTTGCAAAAAAATGGACTTAAATTTAGCGATATAACTATAATAAGCGATGATTTTAAGGGCGATTTACTAAAGGCTTATACGCTTAAAATGCGTCCTATTTTAGTTTTAAGTGGGAAAATTAAGAGCCTTGAGGGTTTAGATAGTGAGATTTTAAGCGGGGTTTATGAAAGCGTTTTAGAATTTAAAGAGGAGTTTTTGTGCCGAATTTAG